The sequence TTCCAATGTATCTCTTCCGCCTCCATAAGTTTTTCGATATCACTATCCAACTTCTTCAAACCATTCTTCTCTTGTAAGTTATTAAGAAGCCTCACCCGTTTCTTCCGAAGCTCCTCAATAGTCGTAGTGGGATTTTTGTATTCAGATTTGTTCCATTGGATAGATAGTGTTGGCAAAAAGCAAGTCTTACATGCATGGGCTCACCCTCTAGCATGCGCCAGTTCATGAGAAAATCTGCCGCGAAAGCCTCGTCAAGCATCCATTTTTGTTCAATATGGAATCGTTTAAAACCCCTTCTCGGCGATCCTTCCTCTCTTTCATCCAATCTGATCAAAATCGCTCGATGGTCCGATCCATAAATATCGAGAACTCGAGTGATTCCTTCACCGAAGGCTATAGTAGCAGGCTCATTGATCAAGAACCGATCAAGCAACTCCCAAACCCTATTCCCTCATTCTCTGTGGTTACTCCATGTAAAGTTAGCATCACCTATAATAGGTTTAAGCCCAGCCTTTGCCATCGTCGTGCGAAAATCTAACATCTGAGCCCACGACTTCTTAGGTCCACCTTTCTTCTCGTTCTGACAAAGTATCTCATTGAAATCTCAACCGACTATCCACGGAATGTCAAGTGAGAGTCCATCCGCCAGCCGACGAAAGAGCTCCCACGATTGGGATTGCTTGGAAGAGTAGGGGTTACCATAAAATCCAGTGTATCGCCACATCTTTGTATCCCACGTAACCATGCAGTCAATATGACCACTTGAGTAGCTCTTAACATCCACTAATAAATGCTCCTTCCAAAATAGCATGAGCCCTCAAATAGCACTCCTAGGTTCAATCACTAAATGACCATCAAACCCAAGTATATTCTTCCATCTGTCACACTTTCTAGCTGAAGTTTTAGTCTCTGAAATAAAAAGTAACCGTGGGGAAGTGCCAACAACCAGCCGGCGAAGTTCCGCGAACACTCGAGGCTTCCCCAAATCCAGAGCATTTCAAGCTACGCAATTCATTATGCTCGGCGGGGCTGCTCCGCAGCCTCCGTCGTTAGCGCAATTGATGTAGGTTCGTTTGTGCGAGGGATCTTTTATTTAGAAGTCTCCACCTTCTCAGCTTCGATGAAACTCCCTTGTCGTTTCTTGCCCAAAGATGTAACCTCTTCAGCCTCCTTATCCCTCCCTAAAACCCGCTCGCCTTCACCCACCCCATCTCCAGTATCTCCCCCCAAACtctctctccctgaactcttGCTGCCCAGCTTCCTTATCACTCCATccatccctctctctcctctacCTCCTCTCCCCCAGCCCCTCACCATACCACTCGAAACCCCTCTCTCACTCACACCCCCCTTATTCACCCTCGCCCTTCTTTTCCATGTTGAATTCCCCCCTTATTCACCTTCTTCCATTTGTCTCCCATCTCCACCAGTTTAGTTATCTGAGACAAAGTCCTCATAGGATCTCCGTCTAGGGGTGCCTTCGTGGCAGAGGGTTCCTCCCTCATACGTTCTTTCACCACGACGATCGAGCTCTCCCCGTCGATCCAAGGGTATCCTGGCTGTCCCCGCGTCCCGAACTATTAACGGACTGGGATCGAAAAACTTCCTTGGGCCCGCTTTGTTGCTTTTTCCTCACTTCAGTAGGTTTAGGAGCCATGAGCCACGTGTCGTACTTGAAATCCTCGTTATCGCCCCCAGTAACAGAAACAAAAGAGGTGCCCAATTCTTCCGCACCTGAAACAAAAGTTAGGTAACTTTTCATAAAGTAATAGATTAAGGGCTCCTTGCATCTCTCCGTCAAGAAGAAGAGGTATACATCGTTGACTAGGTCGGTTTAGGGACCACCAGACCCTAACCCTAGCAAACCTCCATACCCCCTACTCCAAGGTCGATATCTTCCACCGTGCTGATTTGCTCTCCTATCTTTCTCACCATATCAGGATGCATACAAGCCACTGGGAGATTGTGGCATTGAATCCATCCCGTGAAGTATTTAAACTTGACATTGGAAGGATTTTGGAACCCCTCAATCTCCGCAAATGCTAATAAGTCTTGAAAAAACTGCCATAGGCCTCCATGCATGGCGTGCTTCTTATCAAGTTGAGACGTGCATTGAACGATGAAGAGATTTGTACCCACTATCTCTATATCAATCCGTTGCTGCGTCATGAGAATATTAGGCAGAAGTTGTAAAAGTTGATCGCGACTCACTTGCTTGCCCACAAACACTTTGCCTACAAGGCAATATTTCGTATTGTCCCTCAGATTTGCAGTAAGGCCTACCGGCAAAGCCACTGTTGCATCGTCGGCCTCCTCTGTGAGTTAGAGGCGGTCCACCAGTCTCTGGATCTCGTTTGGGTCCATGCTTGCGCAAAGACAAGGTCTGCTCCGTCGAACGAAAATCGAACAGTACCGTAGGCGGCGGTGAAGTCtactctctcaaaaccctaggAAAACCCTAGTTTAGTGGAGAAATGGAACTAGAATCCAGGtctaattaatactaataaCAAGTATAATATCTTGATAaccatattaataaaaataagacaTATTTTGTcaatcaaaatattaatttgattttgtattaaatgaaaaaaataagtgTAATTTCAACCAAACTTACATAACTAATAAGTACTTGTATGGAAGATAAGGATTAAACAACATGTTTCATAAatgatttcttttttttctaatcTTCACGTAAAGAAGTTTTATATTGTGTTGgagtaaaaagataaaaaaataaaatgatgagtataatttCAAGATAGAAAACTTAAACATCTTCCACTAGTACATGAAACTAAATCTTATTACCAAATTCAAAAGTAAAATAATGATGCTTAAAAATCAAGTAAGAAGGAAAATTTTGATTAACCAGACTGGGGCTATTTCCGGATATTTGCAACACAAGCACGAGTTTTTCATTGTGCAGTACATATAAAGACTATTCATAATGGTAAACCCCATATAAGACAAATAGAATGAAAAACAAAATGGTAAATTCATCAAATTGTATGACCTAGGCATCCAAACAATCTCGAATCACCATGTTATTGTTTTTACCACATTTTGATACTTGGCATCTTTGTGTTTGTGTATTAGGATTTTATCTTAAACACATTTTataattctttaaaaaaaattataaaaattattaaacttcTTATTGATTTTCCCCCCTTTAAATAGAGCCTAatcttttaatatttaatttaaaaaacaaattaagtCTCTCAtcctcataattttttttttcaattttatagttcaattcttttaattttcatttattattgAGTGAAATAATTATAACGTGtgataatgtttatttttaatatgaatatTATAAAGTAAAAATATTAAAGCATCCGCAGCGGCCACGTCGATCCGGCAGAAAGGGCCCACCGCGCGCTGGAGCACCGCGACGGTGCGTCCCGGGTTTTAACGGAGAAACGAGGCGAAAGGGGGAGGGGTGATGGGGAGTGCGTTTATTGGGACGCacgaataaaaaaaatgaaaaaacttGGGGAAAGAGGGAGATGAGAGGAGTTGCAGAGGATAAATGGGGGAGTCGGTGGGGTggggaagaaagaagaaaaaaggaaacggcgctgggtggggtgggtggggttttaaaattttatttttttattttaatttttgttcttttttcttttaaaatcctagtaatttttttttaaaaaaaattcacctaatttttaattgttgtgatgtttttaattttaaaatcctatattttattttaactaatgtaatattgaattttaaattttaatgaaatatttaattttaaaatagaagtgtagaaatgagattaaatgaaaatggaaaTTTAAGAATTCCCTTAAACACCTTTGCATTGGAGAGGGGAGGTGCTAAGGTGGGGACCTCCTTATAAGAACCCCCTTAAGCTCCTCCCACTGGAGATGCCCTTAGGTTGTGGGTTGTGTATGCCAATACGTAAATAAGAGAGAaatcaatattttattaaaaaattgaattaaattggGTTGGATGATTGCCACAAATGTTGATAGTCTAAAAGGCTGTTTGACTATGCTTATTTTAGAGATTTTGAAAGTACTTTAGAGATTTTGAAAGTACTAacactttataaaaatattttaagaacttataagatgtaatgtcttaaaaatttataagttgtcaaagtatttTGAGTGATACAAGATATATTAACTACACTTGAATTTATCAAATAACAATTATATTATTACAAATTAGACCAAATTAATACAATTccacaattaaataaaatacaatccACACGTTATTGATGAGActtgaattcataatttttttaagggataattgcgtgaaaatacacaaactttgccaaaaatccatatttgacgcgaagttaggattttacattttaatacaccaactttcgttgttgtccaaatttgacacgacttaattcttaaaaattcaaaaaacaacccatttttgtaaataattatacaaacactcacttatgttataatttgagacatttaaaccaaaacaagatatttccttatgatgttttcttttaatctttgatttgcgcctaaaatggtttaaaagaaaacatcataaggaaatatcttgttttggtttaaatgtctcaaattataacataagtgagtgtttgtataattatttacaaaaatgggttgttttttgaatttttaagaattaagtcgtgtcaaatttggacaacaacgaaagttggtgtattaaaatgtaaaatcctaacttcgcgtcaaatatgaatttttgaaaaagtttatgtatttaggtgcaattttccctttttttaaaCATAAAAGTTTTGGTACTACAGCTTGTGGCGTGAGCTAGGCTTTCTTGACGCCGCATAACATCACTCTATTGTATGTAAGACTTATTTAATGCATAAGTCGGACATCATTAGAGAAAACAAGAATTTAACATGAAACCATGGAAAAGAAACATTATTGCTAATGATGGCAAACCCCGCGAATGCACTATACTTTTAATTTGGcatatgatgaaaaataatcaaCCTTGATTTTTGGGATGtaaccttttatttttatttttatgtagttATGATGATTTCTTTGTCAGCTAATATGATGGCGCTTTTTAAACAAAATCATGGAATGATATAAGCTTccatccaaaaagaaaaaaagaagatgaaaagcaaaggggaaaaataaaagaatttcaTCGAAAAGGTTCAAGGATTATTATTGCTAAGGCATCTTGGTCAATCGCCCAACatgttttttttccttcttcttctttttctcttttaacCTCTTTTTTCTCCCTTTCGGAAGCTTGTTTCATAAGATTTCTTATCTACTTTACTGTTTACTATTCCAAGGAATACGTTCTCTCTTTAATCCTAATTAATATTCATGTTTTGGAACACTGATGCAGGGAAGAATAATGGGAACTGGTAaaacttattcatttttttttatcagaaaaagtaAGATATTAGAAAAAACATGGTACCAAAAGTACCACAATGATTACACACCAACAGAAGAAAGGGTGTCTCTCATCCAAGATGAAAAACAGTTCTCCTCgcacaaatatttaaaaattgtaTTCCAACTCCACATCCTTGCTTTGATCTCCCTAATCATACAAAGTGGCTCCCAAGTCTTCCCATCAAATCTACTCTCGTTACGATTCTTCCATAAAATCTAAGTTGTACACATCCATAAGGCCTTCAGAAACTTCGAGCTTTTCTTGTTTCCCAGATTAGAAAAAGCTTTGAAGTGTTCAATAATACCTTGCGGTCTTGGAGCTTGAACGCCCAGCCAGCTTTGCACTCTGTTCATTTAAAGATCgagtatattaataattaataattgggTTTGAACTTacagtttattaattaagttttatagGTTAATAACCTAGTTCTACACAAATTCTCCTGTCAGACCGAGTGTACATTAGGTTCaataattcaaagtaattattgttgtgatgaaaagtaataatcgactttaaaaaagtaatattttgaaacattacaatttttttatatcaataattactttttattttgcaatttgaccaatttgttgtaattttttgctattttttgtattttttatttccgTAATGAAGGGATTTATTGAGTCGGTTAACACATTTAATTTATCCTTGGTTATTGTTTTGAATCGGAAAAGGAGACGTTGAAATTGAACCCTCTCCACCTTTAAATCTAATTTTACCTAAAGAAATTCTATTTCAcgtatattattatttttttttatcaagaaaatttCCATTAATTTGGCACCAGAGATGCCATTCAGCAAAATACACACTCAAATGACTAGGTGAGCTAAATCATCAGTACACCAAGATGAAAGATTCAGCTCATTTCTAACATTTCTAACAATCTCACGTATATTTCTAACAATCTCAAATACACACGTATATTTGACATCGCTTAATTTGAATTGAATCAATAAAATCCAGACTATGTTAaccaatttcataaaaaaacaaGATACTATTGGTAATAGCCAGGTCTTTGAAATATAATTTCTACCataaaaaagttgaaaatgaAGTATAGTACTGTTTGATGATGAAATTGACAATTTGACATAATGTATGATGAGAAAAGGAACAAGAAATAATGCTAAAATCCCTATTTCCGGAACTAGATTTTTGTAGGGTAATTAATCTCCATCTTCTTACCTACTCAGCAACTGAAAATAACAGcttttaaatattagtagtCCACCCACTAAATATTTATTCTATCATAGAATAACCACTTACTCTTTTAAAAGGTCTCTCTGTCATATCTGGATGAATTTTATTATGCTATATAACAACAAAGATTTAATCATTAATTACACGGAAATTACAACGATTAAGGAAACCAACAAAGTAATACAACCTACTCCTGAcctatctttttctttttcttttaaccGTAGACCTTTTTGCATTGGATGCTATATTTTGTAACAAAAGTGCATTAGATCTTTTAGAACAAATTTAGGCGGGTGTAATATATATGTGATTTTGGGACAGTTAATATTGCACATAAAATTTTGGATTAATTACGAATTAAATCACCGTCTTAATTAGATCAATTTCTAATTATAAGATTACTTTCAAAATGTTGCAAATTTTATactctttgttttttttgtaattAGAATCATCCTCAGGTTTGACCACTCCTTCAAACTTTCAATTTCAAACAAATTCTTATTGTATGAGTCCttaattcaagaaattaaatGCTAGTTTTTTCATGAGCTTGAGACGAGGAATATTTTGGCATATGCGTCGATATTCAATTCTAACCACGATAAATTTCGTCAGAGCGATAATATATTTGAAGACGATGATCATTACTTGCTACTTCAACAAAAAATGTTGGAattaaaaagtactccctcatAAAAACATGTCTAGTTTTTTTTTCGactgtcccataaaaacatgcataatccatttatagtaataattctccCACTAAAATATCACAATCAATATAAGACAATTTCTCGACTCACATTACACTTTACagaatttcttaaaatccgtgtcgtttcatattatatatgcatgtttttatgggatgATGAGAGTACTATTAGATATATATCAATgcatatatcaaaataatcaTCTCCTTGAGCCCGCTAAAGCTCAACCTTCGATCTCGACTCAAATGCTTGAATGAtgagaatttatttaaaattaaaaattggtcGAATTGGTCGAATTTGGGGCGATTCTAACGGCAACAATCAAAAGATtggatatataaaaaatttcaattatttgaaaataaggttataattacaaaatttaatctaaggtggtgatttaattaACAAGTCATCCTAAAAAATTTCAATTGGTTAGCATgtattatatgtatttatataaacGACTTTATACTcattttgtattatttattttctccttTAATTTCTAcaaattttatatcttaattCTTTAGCAACCACCTAATTAATAAAACCAATAACGAATAAATAATGATTCAATATACATTTTGACTTTTGAAGTCATTTTCTATCTATATTCATgaattacacatttcttaatataCAATATCAAGCATCACATAGTTTACTTTACGATGTCTCAAAAAGTGTAGGCAATAGAGAACCCGGAAAATGTTATTTTTCAATCCATTGGTGGTGGTGGTTTTTTTCCCCCCTCATATAATATAGGTAGTAGCCTAGTGCCAATGAATATATATAACACCATAAATGAATATTCAATTTGACCATAAAATCTACGAAAGATTGAAGATGTTtcctaaacttattttaaagagtttataagatgtCTCAAAAATGTATAAGATGTAAGtttttaaaatcatataaattgtcaaagtgtttggataattgagcttataagctaaagaaaaaaattttatttagtgaaagaaaatcgaagaaaaatgaaattagaatgatatattataaaaataaaaaattatagttaaattatttttgtaaaatgagagttacttataagataatgagaaaataagttgggatagATAAACTTATCTTTTGGGGAGcgtataagctcttagagcttgTTTTTACAACTCATAAGCTTTTTAGAagcttattttaccaaacactttgaagagGTTATACGATGTTTTAAAGAGTTTattataagcttagccaaacacccatTTTTCTTGtgcttccatttttttttaattattattattatttgaaagtTAAAATCAACTAATATTAAAGGAGGAATATAAGGGATGCTCAAAtctctacaaaaaaaaaactaggaCATGAACGACGGGCCGGGATACAGCTAATCATCCTTTTTCTTGAGCTTCAGTTATCTTTTTTGTTGAAGAACATTTCTGAATTGGGTTAAATTCTCAATACTTTAGGTATTTTGTTTGGACGTGGATGATCATTTATTGAATTAATGAGCTGTTTCTTGGTGCGATAAACTTGGGTAACTGGATCTCTTCACGCGAAGAAAGAAAAGTTACATAGTGGCGTAGGGAGAATAAGAAGGAGAAGTCTAATTTAAAAATGACTTGCTATTAATCAAATAAATGCCATCATATTTTATTCAATAGATACAATGAAAAGTGTTGTAAAATATATTCATGTATACTTATATACGTCCCCACCAATGTGTCGTAAAAGTTGAATAGCCTAATTTtcatttaaatatttgtccTCAGTGTCTATgattataagaaaaaaattagtaaaaaaattgatcaTTATACATTAATGCATGACATTAGAGACAATACTTAGTGTTGAATAAATCCAACGGCCAGAAGCGTATGTACAAGTGTTGGAGCAAAAAGGGGGAAGGAAAAGCTTCACAGTGAAGCAGAAATATAGATACAATTAAGGTGTCTCTATCTGTATTCTCTCAATCAACTGCTCCATTTTTGCTGCCCTCATCACTCTGTTATGAGTTGTACTCATTAAACTCCCCCGACACCGCCAAAATTACCATCATGCCCTCCCGCCGCCTCCTCTCTCCTCCGGCGCCGGCCCACCACCCGACCAACCACATCCTGCCGCCCCTCGCCGGCGGATTGACGGCGGCTTTTTCGTGCCTCCTCCTCCTGGTCCTCTGCTTCCGCAGAATCAGCAAGAAACGCACCGCCCCTTCCGCCTCCGACACCGACTCCAAGAAACCCCCTCTGCGCCTCTCCTACTCCCTCCTCCGCCGCGCCACTTCCAATTTCTCCCCCTCCCTCCGCCTGGGCCAGGGCGGCTTCGGCTCCGTCTACCGCGCCGAGTTCAAGCCGGGCTACTACTTCGTTAAAGATTCGGGATTTACTCTATCCCATGGCGCTGTCAAGCTCATGGATTCGGGGTCTTTGCAAGGTGAGCGTGAGTTTCAGAATGAATTGCTTTTTTCTTCCAAGATCGACTGTAAATATGTTGTTTCCGTTGTGGGTTTCTCCTCGAGCCCCAAGAAACGTCGGATGCTTTTAGTTTATGAGCTTATGGAGAGCGGTAGCTTGCAAGATTGTCTTTTTCATAAGAAGAGCGAGGAGTTGAAAAATTGGGATAAGAGGTTTATGATTGCTCTTAATATAGCAAAGGGGTTAGAGTATCTCCACCATTATTGCGATCCGCCGATCATTCATGGCGATATTAAGCCCAGTAATATTCTGTTAGATGCTAGTTTTAATGCCAGGATTGGTGATTTTGGGTTAGCGAGGTTCAAGGCCGAGGATAATGTTATTGTGGAAGGTGAGGTGAAGAAGGAGGGCAATTTGGGGAATGGGCTGGATGATAATGGATCCATGGTGGAGGAGACGGAGAGTGTGATCACCACAAGTGGGTTCGAGGAAGGTAATAATCTGCATAATCTGGCTGGTGTTGATAGCACACCTGAAAGTGTGATTGTTAGAGTTGAGGCCTCGCCTGAGGCAGTTTCGGTGGTGGAGATGTCGCCGGAGATGGAAGCAGCTCCTGTGGTTTCTCCTAGGACAGTAGCTGCAATGGCTTCACCTTCTGATGGATTGGAAAAGACTAGTGTCTCCGAGGGGAACTTTGATAGGTTTAGCGCTGACAGCGGGTGTGAAAGGAGTGggtggaagaagaagaaaaagaagagcgTTTCAGGGAAAGATTGGTGGTGGAAGCAAGATACGGGAGCGGACGGGGAGTCGGGCAAGGTTAAGGATTATGTGATGGAGTGGATAGGGAATGAGATCAAGAAGGAGAGGCCGAAAAGTGACTGGATTGGGGCATCATCGAGTTCTAGGGTtgtggggaagatggaaaagaagaagaagaaacgaaGGCAGTTAGACTGGTGGGTCTCGTTGGATGATGAAAAGAATGTGAAGAAAGAAAGGAGAAGGCCTGCGAGGGAGTGGTGGAAGGAGGAGTACTGTGAAGAGTTGGAgaggaagaaaaagaagaagaagaagaaacaagCTCAAGGGTCCATGAGTGATGATTGTTATAACGAAAATTGGTGGCCGAGGGATGATGAGCTGTATGCTGATGGAAAGAAGAAAAGGAGCCGGAGCAGGAGTAGAAGCAGGGGTGGTAGTAGGGGAAGCATGGACTGGTGGTTGGATGGTATCAGCGGTGAGCTTTGGAAAGCGAGGAAGAATAGCTACGACTCTGTTAGTGGGGAGATACCCAAGAGTGGTGGTGTTAGTAGCACACCAAGTATGAGAGGAACTGTATGCTACATTGCACCAGAGTATGGCGGTGGTGCTGATGTATCTGAGAAGTGTGACGTCTATAGTTTTGGGGTTCTGTTATTAGTTCTGATCGCTGGACGTAGACCACTTCAGGTGACAGGGTCCCCAATGTCGGAGTTCCAGAGAGCCAATCTGCTGTCATGGGCACGGCATCTTGCTCGTGCTGGGAAGCTTCTTGATCTGGTTGATAAGAATATTCAGTCTTTTAATAAAGAGCAAGCCTTGCTATGCATCACAGTGGCGCTTCTGTGCCTGCAGAAATCACCTACCCGTCGGCCTTCAATGAAAGATGTAGTGGGGATGCTGACTGGAGACGTAGTGTCCCCTCAGCTACCGGTT comes from Salvia miltiorrhiza cultivar Shanhuang (shh) chromosome 3, IMPLAD_Smil_shh, whole genome shotgun sequence and encodes:
- the LOC131014478 gene encoding receptor-like serine/threonine-protein kinase At4g25390; translation: MPSRRLLSPPAPAHHPTNHILPPLAGGLTAAFSCLLLLVLCFRRISKKRTAPSASDTDSKKPPLRLSYSLLRRATSNFSPSLRLGQGGFGSVYRAEFKPGYYFVKDSGFTLSHGAVKLMDSGSLQGEREFQNELLFSSKIDCKYVVSVVGFSSSPKKRRMLLVYELMESGSLQDCLFHKKSEELKNWDKRFMIALNIAKGLEYLHHYCDPPIIHGDIKPSNILLDASFNARIGDFGLARFKAEDNVIVEGEVKKEGNLGNGLDDNGSMVEETESVITTSGFEEGNNLHNLAGVDSTPESVIVRVEASPEAVSVVEMSPEMEAAPVVSPRTVAAMASPSDGLEKTSVSEGNFDRFSADSGCERSGWKKKKKKSVSGKDWWWKQDTGADGESGKVKDYVMEWIGNEIKKERPKSDWIGASSSSRVVGKMEKKKKKRRQLDWWVSLDDEKNVKKERRRPAREWWKEEYCEELERKKKKKKKKQAQGSMSDDCYNENWWPRDDELYADGKKKRSRSRSRSRGGSRGSMDWWLDGISGELWKARKNSYDSVSGEIPKSGGVSSTPSMRGTVCYIAPEYGGGADVSEKCDVYSFGVLLLVLIAGRRPLQVTGSPMSEFQRANLLSWARHLARAGKLLDLVDKNIQSFNKEQALLCITVALLCLQKSPTRRPSMKDVVGMLTGDVVSPQLPVEFSPSPPSRYPFKSHKKVR